CGTACGTCGACCGCGACGGGCAGCCTCAGCTGTCGTTACGCGGCACCACGCAGGTGTACAGCGCCGATCAGCTCGCGCTCTGGATCCGCAATCCCGAAGGCGGGCTGATCGCCGCGCTCCCTGACAACCCGCGACTCACGTTCTTCTACCGCGACCCGGCCACGGGCGCGAACTACCAGATCCAGGGACGCGGGCGCGTGGTAGCCGATCCGCGGGTGCGCGACGTCGTCTTCGACAACAGCCCCGAACGCGAGCAGGCAATCGACCCCGAGCGACGGGGAGTGGCCGTGGTCCTCGACGTCGACCGCGTCACCGGCCGCGGCCCGAGCGGCTCCGTGAACATGCAACGCGGGGCTTGACCCGATCGCGTTACTGTCCCGGGATGACTGCGAAGCAGGGAGTTCAGCGTTTTGGTCCCGTGCTCGTCTATGACGACGCGGACAAGGCGATCCGATTCCTCACACAGGCCTTCGGCTTCACCGAGCAGGCGGTGCATCGGACACCAGACGGCGCCATCGCCCATGCCGAACTTGGCTACGGCGGAAGCTATGTAGGCCTGTCGGACCGGGCCAAAGGCGAGGAGTCGATCTTCGACCTGGGTCCCTGTGCCATTTACGTCGTGGTGGACGATCCGGACGCGCACCACGCTCAGGCCGTTGCGGCGGGCGCCGACGTGGTGTATCCCCTCACCGACCAGGACTACGGATCTCGCGACTACGCGGTCCGCGATTCCGAGGGCTTCGTGTGGTGCTTCGGTACCTACGTGCTCGGCTCGAGCGAGTAAGCGGGTTCGTCGCAGCGAACGACGCATGAGCGACTCGGCCGATGTCGTGGTCGTCGGTGGTGGCCTGGTTGGAGCGGCTTGCGCGTACGAACTCGCACGCGACGGCCACGACGTCACGCTGGTCGACCGCCACGACGTGGGTCGCGCCACCGATGCAGGTGCCGGGATCCTCTCCCCGGAGACACTTGGTGGGACGGCGCCGTCGTTCGTCGATCTCGCCGACCTCGCCGGCGAGCACTACCGCGAGCTCGTCGGCGTCCTTGCCGAGCTCGGAGCCCCTGATCCGCGCTACGACGTGTGCGGTGCACTCCGCGTCGCATTCCGAGAGGGCGACGACGAGTCCTTCGCCGCGAATGCGAAGGCCAGCCTCACCCGCCACCCCAACGTGCTCGAACGCGTCACCGTTGACGAAGCGCGCAGCATGTTCCCGCCATTGGGTCCAATCCGTGATGCACTGTTCAATACCCGCGGTGCACGCGTCGACGGACGCTCCCTGGTTGTCGCGCTCGAGTTCGCCGCCCGCGCCCTCGGGGTGGACTGGCGAGCCGGCGTAGCGGGTCAGCTCGTCGTGGGCCGCGGCCACGTCCGTGCCGTCGAGACTCCAACCGCGACCATCAACTGCGGCGCAGTCGTGATTGCGGGCGGAGCTTGGACGACCGAGCTCGCGAGCTCGTTCGGAATGCGTACCGGCGTGCGTCCAGTGCGCGGTCAGATCGTCCACCTCCACCTCGACGCCGACACCGGTTCGTGGCCCGTGCTTCAGCCAATCCAGAGTCACTACGTGGTGCCATTCCGCGACGGCCGCCTCGCGCTCGGTGCGACCGTCGAGGACGTCGGCTTCGATGCGCGGCCTACCGCGAGCGGCCTCCGCCAGTTGTTCTCGGAAGGACTCCGACTCAGTCCGGGCCTCGCCGACGCGACGTTCCTCGAGGTACGCGTGGGACTGCGTCCAGTCAGCGACGACGATCTGCCGATCATCGGCGCACTCCCCGGGGCGGAGAACGCATACGTGGCGAGCGGCCATGGTGCGAACGGGCTGTTACTCGGGCCGGTCACTGGGCGCGTGGTGGCTGACGTGGTGAACGGACGGGCGCCGTCCATCGATCTGACTTCCTTCTCGCCCGCTCGGTTCGAGTGAAGGGTTGAGCCTGGTATCGAACGTATGCTCGTCATGTCAACCCAGTCATCGTTTGGCGGTAGTTTCGTCGGCTCATCGAAAGGTGCTGCGAGCAGGTGACGACGGCATGGACGCGCTGATCCCCAAGGAGCGGTACCTGTCGCGCGAGTTCCTCGACCTCGAGTACGAGCGGATGTGGTCGCGTGTCTGGCAAGTCGCCTGCCGCGAAGAGGAGATCCCCGACGTCGGCGATTACGTCGAGTACACGATCGGCGACGAATCCGTGATCGTCGTGCGGAGCGAGCTTGACACCATCACTGCTCTCCCGAATGCGTGCCTCCACCGCGGCACTCGCCTCGCCCAGGGTGAAGGCCACGTAGCCGACGGGTCGTTCCGGTGCCCGTTCCACGGCTGGCGGTACACGCTCGACGGTCGGGTCGTTGAAGTCGTCGACGCAGATGATTTCGACGCGATCCCGGATGAGCTCGCGCTGTGCCCGGTCCGGGCCGAGCGTTGGGGCGGTTTCGTCTTCGTCAACCTCGACCCTGACGCCGAGCCGCTGCTCGACTTCTTGGACCCCGTTCCCAAACTCCTCGGCCCGTATCACTTCGACCAGATGAAGTTTCGCTCGTACCTCACCACGGTGATACCGGCGAACTGGAAGGCGGTCGTCGACGCGTTCAACGAGGCGTACCACGTGCAGACCGGACACGAGCAGGTGCTGCCGTGGACCGACGACGTGAGCATCGTCTACGAGTCTCTCGGGAACCACGCGCACTACGGCCGGCTACCGGGCGCGCGCCGCACGCTGCAGCCGAGCCCGCGCCTCGGCCTCACCGAGGACCAGTTCGACGAGGGCGAGATTCTCGAGGGGATGGTCGCCAACCTCGGTGGCGCGTTCCTGCGCGACGAAACCGCGATCGTGGCCGAGCTCCGCGCCGCCGATCTCCCGCCCGGCGCGTTGCTCGGGGTCTTCCAGGGGCGGCGGATGGAGTTGTTGGCGTCGCGCGGCTTCGACGTCTCCGGTCTCGAGCCCGACCAGATGACGAGCGCCGACGACATCTACTTGTTCCCCAACATCGTCGGACCCGTCTACCCGGGGAGCGCGATCCTGTTCCGGGTACGACCCGACGGGCACGACCCCGACCGGGCGATCATGGACACGTGGGTCCTCGCGTGGCCCGACCCCGAGCGTGAGTGGACGATGCCGACGCGGCACTGGTACGCCGACTGGCACGAACGCGACTGGGGCACGATCACTACGCAGGACTACGAGAACCTCGGCCGCGTGCAGCGCGGGATGAAGTCGCGCGGGTTCGAGGGCCTCCGGCTCAACCCGCGCCAAGAGGCCAACCTGTTGCACATGCACCGTGTGCTCGATCGGTACCTCTCCACACCTCTGTTTCACGGGTGACCGCCGTGGGACCCGAACCCGGGCTGCTGGTGCGGTTGGTCTCGGACGTGTTCGGCGAGCCCGTCGCCGTTCGCCAGGTCGATCGCCTCGCGCCGTGGTTCGTCGCGCGAGTCCACTTGGCCGCGTCGGCCGCGGACGTCCTGCCCTTCTCGAACGGCGATGCCGGCGCCAACAACTTCTTCGTCGACGGGAGCGACGGTCGCATCATCGATTGGGAATGCGGCGGGTATCGGCACGCGCTCATCGATGCCGCGTCCTTCTACGTGCCGGGGCCGATGTGGATGACCGTTGCGAACCCGACAGCGAGCGGCGCCGATGACGCTTACCGCACCGCGCTCGCGAGCAGTGTCGGAGCAGCCACGGACGACAACGTCTTCGCACAGGGCATGGCCGGCGCCTGCATCGTCATGGCAATCGAGCGGCTCCAGCGCCTTCCGAAGCTCGACGCGCGCCCCGCAGGGCACGAGAGCAGGGCGCAGATGGTGTCGACCCTCGATGCCGCCGCTCGTGCAGCCGAGCAGTTCCGCTCCTTCCCACATCTCGCCGGCTGGGCCCGCGCCACCGCCGTGACCCTGCGCCGCCGCTGGCCGGATTCCGACCACGACTTTCCCGACGCGTACACGACCCGGGAGTGAGCCGGAATTTGCGCGCTCGCGGGACGACGATTCTGCAAGTCTTGATCCGATGCAGACTGCCGAAGCGCAACGCACGTTCGAGCGGACGGGAATCCTGCGACTACCGGACGCCTTCACTCGCGATCAGGCCGCGGCGATGGTCGACACCGTGTGGCGGTTCATCGAACGCAAGACGGAGTTTCGGAGGAACGATCCGGCCACATGGAGCGAACGGCTGGGGCTCAGCTTCAAGTCCCTCAAGCGGAACCCGGTCTTTGCGCCTCTCGTCGACAACGCGGCGGTACTCCATGCGCTGGATGTGGTGTTCGGCCCAGGGGGCGCGGAGGCTCCCAAGCCGGGTGCGCAGGTGTTGTTGACGTTCCCGAGCCCACCGCCATGGCAGCTGCCGCATCGCTCGTGGCACATGGATTGCGGGTTCGACCGGCCGACGTGGCCGACCTTCGCGGTCAAGCTGTTCGCGTGCATTGGCGAGGTGAGGCCCGAGGGCGGGGCAACACTCGCGCTCGCTGGTTCGCACCGCCTGGTCGAGCGGTACGCCTCCACGCTTGCTCCGACGGAACATGGCGGTAACCAGGTTGCCTGGGGTCGCTTCATGAAGCAGGACCCTTGGCTCCACGAGATCAACAAGCCCGGACCCGAACCCGAGCGCACTCGCCGGCTCCTGGGCACAACGCACGAGGTCGACGGGGTCCCGATCCAGGTCGTCGAGATGGCCGGTCAACCGGGCGACGTGTACATCACCCACATGCACGTGTTTCATTCCGGGGCCCCGAACGTCAACGATCAGCCTCGCCTCATGGTCGGCAAGGGGATCGGAGCCGGTGGCGAGTGACCGATTGTGTGTTCTGTGACTTGGTTGCGGGCGCGGCGCGCGCGAGTGTCGCCTACGAGGACGGTGCGACGTTGGCAGTGCTCGACCCGCGCCAACCACGTGTCGGGCACATGCTCGTGATCCCCAAGAAGCACGTCGAGAACGTCTTCGACCTCGACACGGAAACCGGGGCCGCGATCATGCACACCACGACCGTTGTGGCCCGCGCAGTCCGTCGAGCGTTTGCTCCTGACGGTGTGAGCTTGTGGCAGTCCAACGGCACCGGCGCGGGTCAGGAGGTCCCGCACTTCCACATGCATGTCATGCCCCGCTGGTATGGCGACGCCCTGCTGCGGATCTACCCCGACCGACTGGCACCGGTCGATCGCGCGGAGCTCGATCATCAAGCGGCGAAGATCCGCGAAGCCATCGAGGCGCGATGAGCCCCGGGACGCGGCTGCGCGCGACGTTCCCGAAGACGACGGATGGCCCGAACGTCGCGGAGTACGCATGGTCGGATGGGCTCACCGCGACGTCGCCGTCGAACGGACGGCCGGGACGGCTGCCCCATGACCTCGGCCACTACATCATCGAGTCGCAGGTCGATGTCCCGTACGGGTTCTGGGCACTCACGGCTCGGCAAGCGCCGTTCAAAAGCTTGACCCTGGTGCGCGGTCGATGGCCTCGCCGGAAAGTCGAGTGGTTCGAGCGGGTGAAGCGCAAACACCAGGGCGAGATGCTGCAAGCCGAAGCGATCGGGATCGTGGGCCGGCTTTCACGCGGCGAGCTCGACATCCACCGCGACTGGAAGTCCATCAGGCGCCAACTCACGCGCGCGTATGCGTACGAGTCTGACGGTCCCTTCGCTGCGCTGACCCAACGGGACCTCGCTGCAATGGTGCCGTTCCACGACGAGCTGCATCGGACTTGGGAGGCCGTGCCCGTCGGCGGCGCGCTGCAAGTGTCATGGCCAAAGATGAACGGCCCGCTGGTCTTGGCGTCGTACCCGCGCTGACTGCTCGGTGAAGGCAACGGATGTAGATGCGTACGCTTGCGCGGTGGCGGTTGGCGTCTCGGGAAAAAGGCTCGACCGAGCCGACGATCTTCGGAGGATGCAGCGGCTGTCCGCGAGCGTGTGGCGACGCGATCCGTCCCGACTGAACTTCGAGACCTCGTTTGGCACGTTGGCGTGGGATCGAGGCAGCGAGAGACCTACACGGTTGTTCGAGCGCGGTGACGACCTCTGCGGCTGGGCCCGACTCGTGCCCGGTTACCGACGAATCCGGCGGATGGGCGAGTTCGACGATGCACCGCCCTCACTCGTCTGGCAGGTCGATCTCGATGATCCGGGTCACGACGACGTGCTCGGTTCCATCATCTCCTGGGCTGAGTCGCGGACCGATCAGCCGCTGATCACCTCGCACACCGAAGCCGATCGCGAAGCCGCGACGCTGCTCGCTGATCGTGGATACGTGCCAGACGCGACCGAGCCGTTCAGCCTCTACCTGCAACAGCCGCTCATTGATCACGAGGAACCGACGCTCGAGGGTTACTCGTTCGTGACGATGGCGGACCTCGACGATGTTGACGCTCGCGCTGAGGTCCACCGGCGTGCGTGGGACGGCTCGACGTTTGGCAGCGACGACATGAGGACCGTCATGTCCACCTGGCCGTATCGCCCGGCGCTCGACTTCATCGCAGTGGCTGCTGACGGAACGCTCGCGGCCTCGGCGATCGCGTGGTTCGATCCCGCCTTCGGCTACGGCGAGTTCGAGCCAGTCGGAACCCTGCCCGAACATCGCGGACGCGGCGTCGGGAGTGCGCTCCTCAGGTTCGCGCTCGCTCGTCTCGAGACCGAAGGCGCGTCCCACGCAGTTGTCGGGGCGCGCGGCGACGACGACTACCCGCTCGCACGGCGCCTGTACCAGTCGGTCGGGTTCGAGGTCGTTGCTCGGCAAATGATCGTCGGCCAGCCAGCCGCCATCGCTCCTTCGGTACCGTCTTCTGATGGCTGATCGGCCCGACATCACCCGCAGCACCGACCTGTTGGTTGCGCTGCTCGGGCGACGCACTGGGCGAGGAACGTGTGAATGCGTGTGTTTGGGTGCGGAAACCGCTACCAAACGCGCGCGTTTGGCCGGAGTGCTGTTCGCAGTCGACCGACGCGTGACCTACCCGAAGGGGTCGAGGGAGTTCGCGACGATCCACATGGCGAAGTACTGCATGTTCGCGCCGTAGGCCTGTCCGAGTGCGACGTTCGCCCCGTCCACCTGGTGCTCGCCGGCCATGCCACGCACCTGGAGCGCGGCCTCGGCGAAGCGCAGCAGGCCCGACGCGCCGATCGGGTTGCTCGAGAGCACGCCACCCGAACAGTTCACCGGGAACGCGCCGCCGATCTCGGTCTCGCCGCTGTCGACCATCTTCCAACCCTCGCCGACTTCGGCGATGTCGTGACCTTCCAGCCAGATCGGCTCGAACCAGCTGAACGGAACGTAGAGCTCGGCCATGTCGATCTGTTCACGCGGGTTGGTGATGCCGACCTGGCCGTAGAGGTCCCACGCGCAGTCGATCGCGCCCTGCGGTCGGACCGCGTCCCGTCCGGGGAAGCTCCCGGGCTCGCTGCGCACCGCGGTGCCGAGCACCCACGCGGGCTGACGGCCGTCGCTCGCTGCCGCGTTACCTCCGTCTTCGTCGGTGAAGATCACCGCGCACGCGCCGTCGGACGATGGACACGACTCGAGGTAGCGAATCGGCTCCCACATCATCGGGGACTCGCGCACCTTCTCGATGGAGATGTCCGCGATCTTCAGGTGCGCGTACTCGTTCTTCAGCGCGTTCTGCCGGTCCTTCACCGCGACCTGCCACCCGATGTGCTCGGGCGCGCCACTGCGGTTGATGTACGAGCGGATGAACGGTGCGAACGCTCCACCCGCACCGAGGCTCGCGCCGCGGCCGCTACCGAGCGCGAACTGCGCGTTTCCCTCCGACTGCTTCTCGAACGCGACGGCCATCACGCGCGTGTGCACTCCGGCCTGCACGTGGTGCGAAGCCACGATGCCGGTGGTACCGCCGACACTGCCCGCGGTGTGGACGCGGAACATCGGCTTGCCAGTGGCGCCGAGCGCGTCCGACATGTAGAGCTCGGGCTTCATCACGCCCTCGAACAGGTCGGGCGCCTTGCCGAGGACGACCGCGTCGATGTCGCTCCACGTCATCTGCGCGTCGTCGAGCGCGCGGACGGCAGCTTCCCGGATCAGGCCGGGGAACGACACGTCGCGCCGGCGCGGCGTGTGGTGCGTCTGCCCGATGCCGACGATGGCGGTTGGTTGGAAGCTCACGAGTCGCCCTCCAGGATGCAGACGAGATTCTGTTGCAGGCACGGACCCGATGTGGAGTGGGCGAGGGTGCGCTGCTTGTCGCCTTCGACGATGTGGCGCGCGGCCTCGGAGATGCGCACGAGGCCGGTGGCCATGATGGGGTTGGCTGCGAGCGCGCCACCCGACTGGTTCACCGGGACCGAATCGTCGAGGCCGAGGACCTCGCGCAGGAGGAGCTCCTCGTGGGTGAACGCAGCCTGCAGCTCCGCCAGGTCGATGGGGCCGTCGCCGATGCCGGCGGCCTCCGCGGCGATGCGCGTGGACGGGGAGTCGGTGAGCTCGCGCAGCGCCGGATTGTGGCACTCGGTGCGGTGTTCGAGGCCGGTGATCCACGCGGGACGCTCGCGAAGCTGCTCGGCGCGACGCGCGGTCGCGAGCACCACCGCGCACGCACCATCGGTGATGGGTGGCAGGTCGTGGCGACGGAGTGGTGCGCGCACGTAGTCCTCTTCGAGCAGCTTGTCGACATCGAAGTTCCCGGTGACCTGTGCGTGGGGGTTCGACTTGGCGTCACGACGGCTGCGCACCGCGACCTCCGCCATGTCGCGCTCGGTGATCTTGCCGGCGTCGATCAACGCGCGCGCTTGGAGTGCCGCGAAGGTCAACGGGTCGACGCCGAGCGGCGCGAGGTAGTACGGGTCCATCTCCATCGGGTAGATCAGCGCCGGGTTCGCGGTGGACGAACGGCCCGAACCGGTGACAACTGCGATCTCGATGTCACCGTGGTGCAGGCGGAGCCAGGCCTCGTACATCGCCCACGCGCCGTCCATCTCCACGTGTGAGTCGCGCTTGGGCGGCCACGCGCCGATGGCGTCGAGGTTGCCGACGAACGAGAACGTCGCGCCCGAGATGTAGTCGCAGCTCCCCGCACACGTGAAGTCGACGTCGGCGCGGGTGAGCCCGACCGGCTCGAGCGCGTCGGTGATCGCGTGGAGCAGCAGCTGCGTCTCGGTGTTCCCGGTCTGACGGACCATGGGCGTCGTCGCCCAGGACACGATGGCGATGTCGGTGTCGTTGCGCATCAGAGCACCTTGTTCAGGAGGTCGGGGCTGGTGTCGTCGGGCTCACCGGTGGGGATCCAGCCGACGAGGCCGCTGATCATGCTGCGCCCGCCGTCGTCCTCCCGCTCCGCTTCCGACGCCCACATCGCCGCGACGCGAATGCCGGGGTGGATCTCGGCGACCGGCACGTCGATGAGTCCCTGGTAACCGAGGACGACGTCGACGCCGTCGAGCCGGATCATCACCCGAGCGAACGCTTCGGTCTCGGTCTGGCCCGGGTACTGCACCGGCGTGACGATCGTATAGTTGCTGACGACGCCGCGCTGGGGGAGGTCGACGTCGTGCTCCGGCGTGAGCTCCACCGCGTCGATGGGGCAGTAGCCACGCCCACCGGCGTAGATACGCGCGCAGACCGGGCATTGCTGCCCGAGCAGCCGTTTCTCCTTGCCGGCCGCGCCGGCGCGCTCGGCGTTCTCCGAGACCGGGTTCCGGTAGGTGATGGAGGCGAAGTACTCCATCATGGTCACCGGCTCCTCGGGTGCTTCCCCGGTGTCGCCCTCGGGGATCTCGGGGTCCTCGCCCGGCACGAAGCATTCGATGTCGTTGATCTTGCCGATGCGCTCGGCTCTCCAGCGCGGTGCGACGCGCATGCCGGCGGACATCGCGTCCATCGTCCCCGCGTCGACCGCGTGGATCATCGAGTTGTGGGCGCCGTCGAGCTGGATGCACGCGAACGCGAACGACCGGTCGAGGGGGTGTTGCTCGGTGGGCTCGGGCACCCACGTCCAGTTGGTGACCGTGCCTGCGGGACCCACCTCCACGAAGTCGGGCGCGAGCTCCTCGCCCGTCTGCGGATCCCACTCGAGCGGGGGCGCGAGGACCTTGTTGCCGTTCCGGATGCCCAGGATCTTGCGTTCGACCAGCGCGGTCATGAACGCACCGAACACGGGTCCGAGCGAGCGTTTGTACGGGAACTGGATGCGGTGTTCGACGAGCCGCGGCACGTTCCACCCCCCAATCTGTCGACCTCACCACCGGGCTACCCGGCGGCAGGCGCAAATCTAGAGGCGCGGCCCCGGCTCGGTCACTTCGGCCCAGTCAATTCTCTTGGGTCAGCCCCGAGCCACGCGATGCAGGATCGCGGCCATCTCTTCGGGGTGGGTGACGGCCGGGATGTGGCCGGTGTCGAGCTCCACGACCGTCACGAGCTCGGGGCTCGGCAGGCGGCCGATCATCTCGTCCTGGAGCTCGAGCGGCGTGACCGGATTATGCGCTTGTTCACTGCGGGCCGGGATACCCGGCCCGCAGTCGACGGTGAGCGTCATCGGATCGGCGGGCTTGCCGCCGCGTCCGGGAAGGTCGATCGCGAACACAGGGGAGTCGAGGTACGGAACCAGGCGATCCCAGAACGAGGACGACGACACCCCGCCGTGGATCAGTACGAAGGTGACGTCGGCGTCCGGCTTGTCAGGCGTCGCCATCCTCGGAGTTCACCACAGTTCCTATAGTCCCGGTATGACGGGTCCGCTTGCTCGCAAGGTCGCGCTCGTGACCGGCGCGGGGCAGGGCGCGGGGCGGGGCGTGGCGGACGCCCTTGCGGAGGACGGCGCGAAGGTCGCGGTCGTCGGGCGCACGTTGTCGAAGCTCGAGGCCGTCGCGAAGGAGATCGAAGGGCGCGGGGGTTGTGCAGTCCCGCTGCGCTGCGACGTGGAATCGGCCGACGACATCTCCGCGACCGTCGACGCGGTCGTCGAGCAGCTCGGCACCGTCGACGTGCTGGTGAACGCGGCGCATCACAACACGCGCGACGGGCGTTTGCTCGATGTCGACGAGCGCGACGTCGAACTGCTCTGGCGCACCGGACCGCTCGCGACGTTGCGGTTCATGCGCGCCTGTCATCCGCACCTGAGCGGCGGCGGCAGCATCGTGAACTTCGGCTCGGGCGCGCAGTACGCGCCCGAGGGCTATGGCGTCTACGCGGCAACGAAGGACGCGATCCAGGCGATCACGCGCGCGGCCGCGGTGGAGTGGGGACGCGACGGCATCCGCGCCAACGTCATCGTTCCGCACGTCACCTCGCCGTCGATGGAAGCGGCGCTCGAGAATCCCGAGCGCCGGGCGCGATCACTCGCGAGCATCCCGCTCGGCCGGTTTGGGCAGCCCGCCGACATCGGACGCGTGGCCGCGTTCCTCGCCGGCCCCG
This genomic stretch from Acidimicrobiia bacterium harbors:
- a CDS encoding VOC family protein, encoding MTAKQGVQRFGPVLVYDDADKAIRFLTQAFGFTEQAVHRTPDGAIAHAELGYGGSYVGLSDRAKGEESIFDLGPCAIYVVVDDPDAHHAQAVAAGADVVYPLTDQDYGSRDYAVRDSEGFVWCFGTYVLGSSE
- a CDS encoding FAD-dependent oxidoreductase, which gives rise to MSDSADVVVVGGGLVGAACAYELARDGHDVTLVDRHDVGRATDAGAGILSPETLGGTAPSFVDLADLAGEHYRELVGVLAELGAPDPRYDVCGALRVAFREGDDESFAANAKASLTRHPNVLERVTVDEARSMFPPLGPIRDALFNTRGARVDGRSLVVALEFAARALGVDWRAGVAGQLVVGRGHVRAVETPTATINCGAVVIAGGAWTTELASSFGMRTGVRPVRGQIVHLHLDADTGSWPVLQPIQSHYVVPFRDGRLALGATVEDVGFDARPTASGLRQLFSEGLRLSPGLADATFLEVRVGLRPVSDDDLPIIGALPGAENAYVASGHGANGLLLGPVTGRVVADVVNGRAPSIDLTSFSPARFE
- a CDS encoding aromatic ring-hydroxylating dioxygenase subunit alpha, with product MDALIPKERYLSREFLDLEYERMWSRVWQVACREEEIPDVGDYVEYTIGDESVIVVRSELDTITALPNACLHRGTRLAQGEGHVADGSFRCPFHGWRYTLDGRVVEVVDADDFDAIPDELALCPVRAERWGGFVFVNLDPDAEPLLDFLDPVPKLLGPYHFDQMKFRSYLTTVIPANWKAVVDAFNEAYHVQTGHEQVLPWTDDVSIVYESLGNHAHYGRLPGARRTLQPSPRLGLTEDQFDEGEILEGMVANLGGAFLRDETAIVAELRAADLPPGALLGVFQGRRMELLASRGFDVSGLEPDQMTSADDIYLFPNIVGPVYPGSAILFRVRPDGHDPDRAIMDTWVLAWPDPEREWTMPTRHWYADWHERDWGTITTQDYENLGRVQRGMKSRGFEGLRLNPRQEANLLHMHRVLDRYLSTPLFHG
- a CDS encoding phytanoyl-CoA dioxygenase family protein, whose translation is MQTAEAQRTFERTGILRLPDAFTRDQAAAMVDTVWRFIERKTEFRRNDPATWSERLGLSFKSLKRNPVFAPLVDNAAVLHALDVVFGPGGAEAPKPGAQVLLTFPSPPPWQLPHRSWHMDCGFDRPTWPTFAVKLFACIGEVRPEGGATLALAGSHRLVERYASTLAPTEHGGNQVAWGRFMKQDPWLHEINKPGPEPERTRRLLGTTHEVDGVPIQVVEMAGQPGDVYITHMHVFHSGAPNVNDQPRLMVGKGIGAGGE
- a CDS encoding HIT family protein; protein product: MTDCVFCDLVAGAARASVAYEDGATLAVLDPRQPRVGHMLVIPKKHVENVFDLDTETGAAIMHTTTVVARAVRRAFAPDGVSLWQSNGTGAGQEVPHFHMHVMPRWYGDALLRIYPDRLAPVDRAELDHQAAKIREAIEAR
- a CDS encoding GNAT family N-acetyltransferase, whose translation is MAVGVSGKRLDRADDLRRMQRLSASVWRRDPSRLNFETSFGTLAWDRGSERPTRLFERGDDLCGWARLVPGYRRIRRMGEFDDAPPSLVWQVDLDDPGHDDVLGSIISWAESRTDQPLITSHTEADREAATLLADRGYVPDATEPFSLYLQQPLIDHEEPTLEGYSFVTMADLDDVDARAEVHRRAWDGSTFGSDDMRTVMSTWPYRPALDFIAVAADGTLAASAIAWFDPAFGYGEFEPVGTLPEHRGRGVGSALLRFALARLETEGASHAVVGARGDDDYPLARRLYQSVGFEVVARQMIVGQPAAIAPSVPSSDG
- a CDS encoding thiolase domain-containing protein, translated to MSFQPTAIVGIGQTHHTPRRRDVSFPGLIREAAVRALDDAQMTWSDIDAVVLGKAPDLFEGVMKPELYMSDALGATGKPMFRVHTAGSVGGTTGIVASHHVQAGVHTRVMAVAFEKQSEGNAQFALGSGRGASLGAGGAFAPFIRSYINRSGAPEHIGWQVAVKDRQNALKNEYAHLKIADISIEKVRESPMMWEPIRYLESCPSSDGACAVIFTDEDGGNAAASDGRQPAWVLGTAVRSEPGSFPGRDAVRPQGAIDCAWDLYGQVGITNPREQIDMAELYVPFSWFEPIWLEGHDIAEVGEGWKMVDSGETEIGGAFPVNCSGGVLSSNPIGASGLLRFAEAALQVRGMAGEHQVDGANVALGQAYGANMQYFAMWIVANSLDPFG
- a CDS encoding lipid-transfer protein is translated as MRNDTDIAIVSWATTPMVRQTGNTETQLLLHAITDALEPVGLTRADVDFTCAGSCDYISGATFSFVGNLDAIGAWPPKRDSHVEMDGAWAMYEAWLRLHHGDIEIAVVTGSGRSSTANPALIYPMEMDPYYLAPLGVDPLTFAALQARALIDAGKITERDMAEVAVRSRRDAKSNPHAQVTGNFDVDKLLEEDYVRAPLRRHDLPPITDGACAVVLATARRAEQLRERPAWITGLEHRTECHNPALRELTDSPSTRIAAEAAGIGDGPIDLAELQAAFTHEELLLREVLGLDDSVPVNQSGGALAANPIMATGLVRISEAARHIVEGDKQRTLAHSTSGPCLQQNLVCILEGDS
- a CDS encoding alpha/beta fold hydrolase, with the translated sequence MATPDKPDADVTFVLIHGGVSSSSFWDRLVPYLDSPVFAIDLPGRGGKPADPMTLTVDCGPGIPARSEQAHNPVTPLELQDEMIGRLPSPELVTVVELDTGHIPAVTHPEEMAAILHRVARG
- a CDS encoding SDR family oxidoreductase; the encoded protein is MTGPLARKVALVTGAGQGAGRGVADALAEDGAKVAVVGRTLSKLEAVAKEIEGRGGCAVPLRCDVESADDISATVDAVVEQLGTVDVLVNAAHHNTRDGRLLDVDERDVELLWRTGPLATLRFMRACHPHLSGGGSIVNFGSGAQYAPEGYGVYAATKDAIQAITRAAAVEWGRDGIRANVIVPHVTSPSMEAALENPERRARSLASIPLGRFGQPADIGRVAAFLAGPDASFVTGQAILVDGGMKYHR